Part of the Chanos chanos chromosome 5, fChaCha1.1, whole genome shotgun sequence genome, CAAAGGAATTAATGTGATTGGaatgaaaattgttttgttCGCGCTTACCTTTTGTTTGATCTCGTTTTACCAGGATTCTGTTTTTGAGGCAACAGATCAAGGAACTCGATAAGATGAAGAATCAGAATTCCTTCATGGTTTGAGAACCGGAGCGTGTTTTGACTGAGAGCGTGTCAGGGGTTTGACAGAGAACAGTCCAGGTCCCTGCGTCTCCTGCCTGAACACTTTTACAGACCACGCACGGACCCACAGGCCTGATGGCCTGATTAACGCAGTCCCATGAGGGAGAGCAGCTGGTATTGGAGGTCATCGAGGGTCCTCAGAAGTCTACTGAACTGAGCTCAGAGGCTGTAGATTTGTTTAGGTGTTTTTGGTGTACATACGTTTGTCTGTAGTCCAGCCGTGGAGCATGCTCACTGAAGCTTTCTCCACCCCAGACGTAGTAGTGATGAGACAGGTGCACTCTGACACtgctccttaaaaaaaacaaactaaaaaaaaaaaaaaaacaggatttggTGGGCAGATCCGAGCCATGCTGGGGATGGAAGGCCGGAAGgcttagacacacactcagaatgtCACGCGTCTGCCTCTGCTGAAAAAACTGGAGATGACGAATGACAAAGTGTCCGTTTCATTAAAGAAAGGGCTAACACAGCTTGACTGTGTGGAGAATCAAGCTGGACTTCACAGAGGATGGGATTCAGATGAGCTCAGGATTTGCGTGtgaactgactttttttttttttttttttttctcggtttGATCTTGAGTTCGTCATCCAGTAGAGCTTTAAGTACACTGGCTTTTAGAGGAGGCTGCTATCCCTGGCTGATTCAAACATGATCAGAGTTACTCACCAGGATCCATCAAGAGACTGCTATAACATTAGTAAGAACTCTTACAGGAGTGGCCCAGTAGCTTGAGAGACTCCTTTAAGAATGAGAAGAAGAGCCGTCTCCCCGCTGTCATCTCAGTCTGAGGGAGCCTCTTGCATGGCTCTGGAGCTTACCGTGGGACCTCAGTCATGTGTACCCATAGGTGTACCTCCAGTTTGCCTGGGACTCTTTAGGAGAAAACCAGTTCTCATAAGGGCTCTCTGACTGTGATGCAATTGAGCATCTCCTCCACACTGCCCTGATGcatattatttctctctctctttttttagcttttgttttcctttttttgttgttacttATTCAGTTGGCTTCAGCACATCAGATGTCGGCCAAAATGTCATTCCTTATGTACAGATGCTGAAGTGTTGAGGTAATGAGAGGCTTGTATAGAAAGAACATATCGTACACATCATTTTCGACTTGCATATCTGTGATTGCACCTTGAGAACAATGACAAACAGTGCTGCTGACCTTTAGCAAAGCTAATCCCCAGCAGTGGAGAAAAGACTGATGTTCTGTGACCTGTCCATGCcagtgctgtttttattttattaatttttttttttttatttcagcagaaGTATGGAATGTGTTCATCCCAGAAGACATTTCTGTTGAATACAAACCCTGAGGGATCCTTAAATGCAgctcagttgtttttgtttttttgttttttaaatacatgGTTTTAAGCAGACTATGATAAGACTGTTGGGAGCAAACACATCTTTGGCGTCCATAAGTGTGACCTCACTGGTCTTTGCTCTGGCAcacacgttttctctctctctctctctcactcactctctctctctctctctctctgttctcatcgGCCACCAGTGAGGGTTTAGGCATCTGACTGACCATGAATCAAACTGCTTTAGACAGATGAAGGGCACCCTAGTGGGGTGAGGTGGAAGCATAGCTTTGTATATTGTTTCTTAAAGTATATAAGAATAAAGGACTATTCTGCcacatatttgtttgtgtgtttgttccaaTCTCAACTTTCTGTGCCCTTTATCTTACAGTCTTCTGATGTCCCGTTTTGTAGTTGTTGAGTGTGTAAGTCAAGCATTTCTCTACTATGTTTTGCACCACACTGTCTATAAAGTAAGTGATTACAAAAATCAGTGACCCTGCGGATactacattttatttaattctgACCTCATGGAATAAGCCATTTTAATTTTGTGGCATGAATTGATCatgttgggattttttttttttttttttttattgttgaaaGAGAAAACTGTCAGATCAGCATAAAAGGGCAACTGTTACCCAACTGTCAatagtttattttcttttgtacGTGCGCCCTCTTGTGGGACGGAGGTGATCCTTTAACTTTGTGATACATCATCAAAAGGTAGTTTGACCAATAAATATTGCAATGTTAATTAAATTGATAATTTGTGGCTCCAAGAGTGCCAAATACAACAGACATCTGTAAAATCCAATCGCAGATTTGTATCAGATCTGTCACTTACTGTAGAACATTATTTTTGGAGTACCTCATGACACTAATTCGTCAGTCAAAAAACCTCGCGCAGACAAAATGCAGGAAAATTAAGGGGGGAAATGTGGGGAAATTAAGACGAGGTATTATTCTTGCATTATCTCATAGAATATTTTATGAACCGAATTTTCCGGGAAGTATTCTCTgctatgtttttaaaaacaaacgtTATTCGTTAATCATCGTCTCAAGATACTGCTCTGGATTGTTTGGTTATTCTGCACGTAATTGTaccattttaaacacagttgTGTAAACTAGACTCAGTTTTACATTATGTATGTAAATGAGAGCACGGATGATCCAATACTCTTGAGAGGCGGAGAAAAGTCGGGATCTAACTGAAGTACGAGCATTTCGACTGCGCCCTAGCTACTGTTCACAGACATTGGGACCACACGTCAAAGGGGTTATGGAATCACGATATGGATTAATGTATACCCGAAAAATTTTATCACCAAAGAACGGAATGATGGAGTATTCTCGACTATGTCCTTTCGAAGATACACGCTGATTATCTTGTATATAATACACTTTTGCAGAAGTAATAGCATCGATGTTCCACGTAAAAAGTTCTTTATCACAATGTGATTGCATGTCGAAATGCTGTGTGGCGTATTGACTGTTACCTTGGAACATTTGGGATCTGTTTCTGTCGTCTACAGTAGGCGATTTCTATTAAGGACTCTGTTGAAAGGGATAGCTCGCTCTTGAGAGAGTTATTTTTTTGACAAATGGATCGCCATTCTAGCCTTATTTCTATTTGGCTGCAGTTGGAACTTTGTGCGATGGCTGTCCTGTTCACGAAAGGTTTGTTAGGAAAACACGTTATTGTTCATAATAAGCAATAATACTCATTTAAACCGCCTTAGTGGGTTATCTCATAGCTGTGCAGTACGCTTTTATTTATCTGCTGACAAAGAATATTATGCACAACTGTCTTAAGCCCGATTCTTTGTAAATGGGCTATTTAGTTGATGACACCAAAAGTACTTCAGCAGTACCAGAAGTCTCGAGACTCTTGCTCTACATTAAACTAACTGTAATGTAAAAGCTTGTCCATAGCATTAAAAAAGTAGGTCTCCATGCTGATTTTGTACTTCTGAGATGAATATCTTGTATGAGTTTAAATTAATATCCTCCATGACTGTATTGAATCTGCCGGTATTATGAGAGGACTTTACTCAGCCGACTTGAATGTTTGCATTTCCACCTTGTTTTTCCAGGAGAAATACGGTGTTACTGTGACGCACCTCACTGCGTAGCTACCGGTTACATGTGTAAATCGGAGCTCAACGCTTGCTTCACACGGGTCCTAGACCCTCATAGCACGAAGTCCCTGCTTTCGCACGGCTGTTACGACCCATTCCTTAATTCGGCCAATGCGTGCCGTCCCGAAACCAGCTACGACACCCTCCGCGGCTCTTCCGTGCTACAGTGTTGCCATGAGGATATGTGCAATTACAGAGGCATTCCGGATCCCACGTATAGAGGAGATAGCCTTGGTATGAAAACATCTCTGAGCCGAAATATTTGTCAGTACAGTTGAGAAAGTGTTGGCAAATatgaatgaatttgaatttgcaAAACCTGTGATGTTCTgttgacacacagagagtatcTTGAATTTTAATGTACAGAAAGATTCACTGTGCACGGTTTAATCTTTGTCCAGGACTTAACAGTACATTCAATGAAAAGGTAAAGAGTGAAATTTATTAAGTGTGAAGTGAAGCCTGTGACTGGACTTTATCTGTGTCCAGAAAACTATCTAACAGTATTCCCTTCTTTTTACCGTAAGATGTACGTTTTGAGgaaatttcatttacatttttaggGCAAAGTAAGATTTTTTGCACTTGGGAGACTTTAAAATCTGAGGGATTGTTAGAGTTAGACCAGGAAAAAAGCTGAATGCATGAGACTGGAATCAGGAAACCTTTTGCTAGTTTTTATATTGTTCAGGTTTatggatttaaaacaaacaaagttgaCATTCAGTATGAAATCAGTAGATAAACTTCTGAATTATTGCTCCAGCAGTTAGAAGTCTTGACTGGATAGTGAAAGATACCAGTTTGTACGCTTCCTTAATTTGAAAGCAGTCAGTACACCACTGGTTGTCCACTGTATTGTGTAGAACTAACACACTGGTTGCTTTATTGTATATATCACtggtttgttatttgttattgtaTAACTCACTGGTCATTTTATTGTACATATATCTCTAACAGTTGGCctttctgctgtctctcctTAGAGCACAGGAGCAGACTCCAGACAGAAGGCAGCGGGAGACACCTGGTTGCCCGGGTGCAAGAACTTTCACCCTCGACGCGGGAGGTGTGGTTCCGAGCAGCGGTGATTGCGGTTCCCATCGCCGGGGGGCTCATCCTGGTCTTACTCATCATGCTGGCTCTGCGTATGCTCCGTAGCGAGAACCGCAGGCTGCGCCAACAGAGGAGGGAAATGCTCTGCCGCCTGCAGTATGGCTTTCACGGCCAGCCCCACCTGGCCAAACTGGACCTGGAATGCATGGTACCAGTGGGGACCCACCAAGAGAACTGTTGCCTGACCTGCGACAAAGTCCGGCAGTCGGACCCGGTGGGCGCGGAGCAGAGACTCCTCTCTCTGATGCAGTGGGGCAGGTATCACGGAGGAGGCCCAGGAAAGTTGGAGTTTGTTTGACAACGACGCCATCTCGTCCTCTCTTACTACCCCATACTCAGACAGGAGACTCATTTAACTAAGGCTGGGCTTGTTTTGCTCTTCTTAGGGGGgagtctgcaaaaaaaaaaaaaaggaaaagaaaaaaaaagcactaacTATCAGGTTGCTGCTGTAGGAGCACTTtacttgaatgaaaaaaagctgACAGAGGACAGTGGAAAAGACTGTGGAAGGGCTGACAAAGAGGTGGTGTGTTCTGGTACTGTCTAATTGCTGAAGGATTCCAAAAAAAATTCTTTGCATAAAATTTGCACtttttgtataaaataaaatgttggtTGATTTTGCTTTAACGGATGAATAGTCTGGAGGGGGTGTTATGCTGACTGGATGGGGGAAGACgtccctgttaaaaaaaaacctgaagatATTAACACACTtatgctgtctctctccagaTTCATTGTAAAGATGTCTtgatatgtatattttatttctgaTATTGAATCTGTGTCGCGAAGTGCTTTCTATTGTTGAAACATGGACTTTTTAAATTCTGCAAAATGAGCATAAAATATTGACCAGTTCCTGTGTTCACAAGAGAAGTTTTCTTTGTTAACTGCATGGGtatgtaaccacacacacacacgcacacacacacacagagttcacacCATTCTGTCTAACGCACTGAAAGCATTAGGAGCTGTAGTGTGGGTGATGGCAGTTAAGTGTGGAAGCTATTACACTGATGCCTTGTTTTACAGTAGCACTATACTTCTGACTCACACTGGAAACACTCCCTCAGGCCAAAGTCACTCACACTCCAGTgggtccccctctctctctctctctctctctctctctctctctctctctctctcgctctctttctctcgcctgttctctctttttttgatctgtgtttctctggatATGAAGCAGATGGTGTAATCGATCATTTTCCATTCAACACTTgagctgcaaacacacacgcgcgcacgcacacacacacacacacactagtctTTTATTGGAGAGCATGCTTGACCTTCTTTCTTTAGGAATttttttgcatgtatgtgtctttgtctcttaaGTTTATAATTCAGTGTTTAACCTGACTTAGTTTTTATTGCTTGCCAAATTGGCTCGGTTTTGTGCAatgtctgtttcttcttttttttttaagtatcatGTAGTGACACAGTAGTattgacactgacacactgatctGATGCTTAATCTTGGCATAAGGGTTTTGTGGTTAAGGTTAGTAATAACACCAATACTCCAACTAGATCAAAACTCTTTTTGTGCCTTTTCCCTGACAGTAATAACAGGGTCATACCTCataacttttaatatatttaaaggTTGTACTAGCTCGAGTCATGTAACGTTTTTCCAGTCGAAGTCAACATTAGGGTCAGTTACAGCCACCACACCCAACTCTAAACATTCTCTTAATGGTCTTTTGGAATGCTAGCCACAGAAGAAAGATCAAggattattttttaaaaaataattttatcaATATCCAACAGCTTAGGGTAGTTTCACCAAACAAGAAGAGCACCAGTCGTGGTACTGTCCCTTCATACACACgggtgaaaatggaaaatgtactTGAATACGACAAAAGCCTCATCTCCAGTATAAAATACTTGGGCGAAAGTTTTTGGAATCTAAATGTCATATTTGAACATGTTTATTCATTGGTTAATAGTCTTAGGATACATTATGTCAAATAGTTTTagaaagtgtttaaaaaaacagtctaCATGCCTTATAGTTACATTAAATGGTCTCTGACTTcttgtgttacagtgagtgtgccTGTGCAGACATGCCAGTTAATATCAAAGTACTTCAAATGGAAGACTTAACAGCCATTTGGAACAGTTCCAAAACTGTTAAAGAATAGGAGGTgatagaagaaagaaaaatgttacaGAACTACTTAATGTCTCTTCAGCTTAATTATGAAAATATGACAAACTGCTGCTTTTCCAACATACTCCATTAACACCATGCTTCCCTGAGACATGTGAGatgccgtgtgtgtgtcaggtttttGGGGGTGTTCTGAACCAAACTATCCCTCTTGCTTTCCTAAAACCCCCTCAAATCCAAGGCTCCATCAAATCCTGATCAGCCGAGCGAGCGTGCACTTTGAACTTGGAGTGAGAGGAATGTGGATTAATGCATAAGCACATACCgagtgctctctttctctctctctccctctctccctctctctctctctctctctctctctctctctccctctctctctctctctctgtctctctgtctctccctctctccttaaGGGCACAAGGGCCACTCGCCCACAGCAGCCCAAACACTGACGCATGGCCTTATCCGCCGACAAGACGCTGAGTAACGACTCCATCTCACGCCGCTGCTATACGACCTGTGAAATGTTACACCATGTATGGGCCTGTTTTTAGCATTGTCACATCGGCATTATCCAGGTTATAGTGAGTTTGCCCCTCTGGCACAGCAGTCACCTTAATTCACTCATAGTGACTCATAGCCATTACATTCACACTctataaaaataattacttgATATTGTGTAGAACTCTTTGAAGAGTGACTTCATGTGAGAAATAATTTAtagttttctgttctttttacaGAACGTAAGACCTGAGAGGGAAGCTTCCACGTGATCCTTTAGGGCTAATATACATTACCATGGTGCAATATTAATGACATGTGAAAAGGGGATGTCTTCTGTCGTTGGACGTGTACAGAAGTGGTCAAAAAAAAGCCTGGTACATTATagaaagggggagggaaggAACATGAGGCATTCTTAGTAAGCAAAGAGAGAACCTCAGAAAGAGTCTAACCCAAGGGCAACTTGGTGAGGCCACTGTGGggagtggagggagggagagagggagggaggttgaGATGGAGGGGGGTAATTTAGACCAGCAAATGTGTGGTAACAGACCATACACTGgtcacccccccgccccaccccaccccttacCCCGGCTTTAGAAATATCACTAACAGACTCAGGAAGTCCTTTGTTGCCTGATGCTTAGTTGAGGAGCCTGTACCAAAATGCTCCTGTTCATCCCTTACGCATATAGATTAAGTTTTGATATTTAGCTCATGCTGGCTGCACAAATTTTAGACCTAAACCTCTCAAACTTTGAACaactttgtgtatttgttctaTTCCACCACTAGCATACTTGAGTCAATTAATCAGCTAATCATCGAGGCCTTCTTTACATATTTATCTATGGAGCCAAACTGTGTCCAGTCTCAAATCTAATGATATTCTATAGATCCATTTAGCTGTGTCAGTGTatgcttttgctctctctctctcagcatgccTAATATCAGCTAATGCGCCTCTAAACTAATCTGCCAACTGccataaaatgaaacagaaaaatcaatcCTTGGCAGTTTAGACATAATCTAATTTGAATGTAGACAGTATGCTGTGGAATGGATGTCTTGCTATTGCTGGAGTTTACGGCCGAGTGTTTGTAGACTGTCCTGGTTTCATCATGAAACTGGCATTCAGAGTTTGTTCAGTGTTCCTCACACCTTAAGTGTTTACATATAGAAGAAATCAGAAGCTCCTCTGGATTTGTCACAGTAAAATAACCAGACATTGGTTGGTTTTAGCTAAAAGCTAACTCTCAGCTACAAAAGAACCTTAAAAGGATCTGTGGGCTGAAGTCGAGGGGCTGCTACTCCCTGGGTCTGTGCACACTGAACTCTTGTAGAGCTAGCAGGAGAGgcctggcttttttttgtttttcttttttttttttgaggggcaGTAGTtattttctgctctctgttttaagGCAGGGAGTGATTTTGGCGGCTGTAATTTTCCAGGACGATGATTAAAGTTTGAATGAGCGAGAGCATGAAGATGATAGAGATCGCCACCGAGCCACATCGTGCCTTTTCCACAGCGAAAACGACCACGTTGCTGTTTTTCCAAAGGCcctcatccacagagagagagtgaaagagagagagagtgcgcgaGAGAGACAACAGCTTATATTTAACAGGTACAGGCACTGTAGCTGGTAAATGGTACACTTACAGTCAGCTAAAAGCATAGTGGCATTCTGAGCACAACCTCTGAATGAGTGCACCCTTTTATTTAGACGTAtattctctgtttaaaaaaaaaaaaaaggcgcgtCCTTGGTCCCAAAGTTCTCTTCTTGGCCTCTTTTTTGTGGTCTTCCCTTTAATGttaatgtgtatgtttacacaACCATGTTTTTTGAGGACGGTACCTCTCATACAAGCCAGTTATGAGTTTGGTAACCATAGCCTAAGGGGTAAATCTATATTCTAATCTATATTCAATCTGAAAGTCTATCTGTGTACACTGCATTTAGTTATTGATCGTTAGTTTAAGTAGCTCACTGTTGGATTAGAAACTCGAAGTATCCCTGACAGAACAACACGTAAGCAAACACAACCAGATGGGGATCCGCGAAAGTTAAATCTTGCAATGCAGTTTGTGtgctgtcataaaaaaaaaacaaaaaaaaaccatcaaatacataaaacaacatGATTACCTGCTTATGCGAGCATTTAAACTATGATGAAGACTGACATTTCATATTTGGCAGTTTAGCAGCAGTTTAGCCGCTGTCTGTCATCAAgcgtttctttctctctttcttttcttctctgtcgtTTAGCAGGGTTGCTCTGGCATACATATTGTCGGAGTCAGTGCAAACACTTTACATGCTGTGGTTACTCAGTAGTTGAGGTCTGTTGCTGATACGTTGCTGGTTGTGGTAGTGAACTGGGAGATTTTTGAAGGTGGGAGGTGTGGTGGAAGGCAACTGGGTGAGATCAAAGGATAAAagacaacctacagagacacactgcagCCAACGCCAGATCTTCC contains:
- the bambib gene encoding BMP and activin membrane-bound inhibitor homolog b, whose protein sequence is MDRHSSLISIWLQLELCAMAVLFTKGEIRCYCDAPHCVATGYMCKSELNACFTRVLDPHSTKSLLSHGCYDPFLNSANACRPETSYDTLRGSSVLQCCHEDMCNYRGIPDPTYRGDSLEHRSRLQTEGSGRHLVARVQELSPSTREVWFRAAVIAVPIAGGLILVLLIMLALRMLRSENRRLRQQRREMLCRLQYGFHGQPHLAKLDLECMVPVGTHQENCCLTCDKVRQSDPVGAEQRLLSLMQWGRYHGGGPGKLEFV